One Peribacillus simplex NBRC 15720 = DSM 1321 genomic region harbors:
- a CDS encoding polysaccharide deacetylase family protein, translating to MKNMLKLFLSMAGSFIIILFGVDVQNIQVHATVPEEMTPLLKSRENQKIAYLTFDDGPSLNTMKILDILERYHVKATFFVKGNEEPYAKECYQEMISRGHAIALHSYTHDYSIVYRSTESFFQDLNRLETMLQKEYGIKSRIVRLPGGSNNLLRHQAATRPIINGILQQLKEKGYIYTDWSIDSTDGFSPSISEQKIITAVQKGTKNQKHVNILLHDINSMKNTVKALPDIIEFLKKEGFTFDTIDETTPKIQFN from the coding sequence ATGAAGAATATGCTGAAATTATTTCTTTCCATGGCGGGTTCTTTCATTATTATTTTGTTTGGAGTGGATGTGCAGAACATTCAAGTACATGCAACGGTTCCTGAAGAGATGACACCGCTCCTAAAAAGTAGGGAAAATCAGAAAATCGCTTATTTGACTTTCGATGACGGACCATCTTTGAATACCATGAAGATATTGGATATTTTGGAACGCTATCATGTTAAGGCCACATTTTTCGTTAAAGGCAACGAAGAACCATACGCAAAGGAATGTTATCAGGAAATGATTTCCCGCGGTCATGCGATTGCCCTTCATTCTTATACACATGATTATTCCATCGTTTATCGATCGACTGAGAGTTTCTTTCAAGATTTGAATAGGCTTGAAACCATGCTGCAAAAGGAGTATGGGATAAAAAGCCGTATTGTGCGCCTTCCTGGCGGCTCGAATAATCTACTGCGGCATCAGGCTGCAACGAGACCCATCATCAATGGTATCCTTCAACAACTAAAGGAAAAAGGGTATATTTACACTGATTGGTCTATTGACTCTACAGATGGCTTCAGTCCGTCAATAAGTGAACAAAAAATCATTACTGCTGTACAAAAAGGGACGAAAAATCAAAAGCATGTTAATATCTTATTGCATGATATCAATAGTATGAAAAATACAGTGAAAGCTTTGCCTGATATAATTGAATTCCTAAAAAAAGAAGGGTTTACCTTTGATACTATTGATGAGACAACCCCAAAAATACAATTTAATTGA
- a CDS encoding dioxygenase, whose product MMPSLFLSHGTPLLALEKNNYTSFLKDYMQTMKKPAAIVILSAHWESEDQLISAVGKHEVIYDFAGYPEEIFQITYPAAGCLELSDRILTLLSKIGVLGELDERRPLDHGSWGLLHIMYPEADIPTVSMSISPALPLDKQYEIGKTLRELKESNVLIIGSGGIVHNFTQIQEDMHVAEGWAIEFENWVEEKIMKWDLQSLFNYEKIAPYSTEAVPSKEHFIPLVIAMGLGDDKKKAALLHRSFQYGNLSLTAWKFD is encoded by the coding sequence ATGATGCCATCATTGTTTTTATCACATGGAACACCGCTATTAGCTTTGGAAAAGAATAACTACACTTCTTTTTTGAAGGATTATATGCAAACTATGAAGAAACCTGCTGCGATCGTTATTTTGTCAGCACATTGGGAAAGTGAAGACCAATTGATTTCAGCAGTAGGGAAGCATGAAGTCATTTATGATTTTGCAGGGTACCCTGAAGAAATATTTCAAATAACTTATCCTGCTGCGGGATGCCTTGAGCTGTCCGATCGAATTTTAACCTTATTGTCCAAGATAGGTGTATTGGGGGAACTTGATGAAAGGCGCCCCCTGGATCATGGATCATGGGGGCTTTTGCATATCATGTATCCCGAAGCTGACATCCCGACCGTTTCTATGTCCATTAGTCCTGCGCTGCCATTGGACAAGCAGTATGAAATCGGGAAAACATTAAGGGAATTAAAGGAAAGTAATGTCCTGATCATTGGGAGCGGTGGAATTGTCCATAATTTCACCCAAATTCAGGAGGATATGCATGTTGCAGAAGGATGGGCAATCGAGTTTGAGAACTGGGTCGAAGAGAAAATCATGAAATGGGATTTGCAATCCTTGTTTAATTATGAAAAAATCGCCCCTTATAGTACAGAGGCTGTGCCTTCAAAAGAGCATTTCATTCCATTGGTCATCGCAATGGGGTTGGGGGATGACAAAAAAAAAGCAGCTCTACTGCACAGGAGCTTTCAATATGGCAATCTGAGTTTAACAGCTTGGAAGTTTGATTGA